Within the Paracoccus everestensis genome, the region GGTTAGCCGGCGGCGATCCGAAGCTCTGGCTGGGTCGCCAACTGCTCTCGCGCTTCGGGGGCCGAGGATACGATTCGCAGATGCGGCTCGGCCGGTGGGGTGGTGGCACGCAGCATGGCGGGCAGATGTGCGAATTCCTGTTCGGACAGCATCGTGACACGGCGGGCATTGCGCAAGGCGCCTATGACCTCGCTTTCCAGTTCCACCAGATCGCCGGGCTGGGGCCAGCAGGCAGGATGGGCAAGATTATCGCGTCCTTGCAGATATGCCAAGGCCGCATGATCTTCGCACCAGATCACCGCCTTTTCACGTTCCGCACTGCTCCACACAACTACGCCGATCATTCCGACACTCCAAACGGATGCCGGAGCATCGCGTCAACTTGGTCAAATACAATTGCACTTTATGTGCATGGTAATGACTGCAAAAGCAGAATTCCTCTGATCTAGCAGCTTTTTTTTCATCCACCGAGAAATATTTCTGCTACCGAACTTGGGGGCATTCGGCTTTTCCAATAACGCGCTGATATTTCGTCACGATTTTTTCGTGCTTTCGGCAAGGCAAGTTTCCCCTAGGGCAATGAGATACGTCACGCACTGCTGGCTGTGGCATTTGTGCCGCATCTTCACGAATTTATAAAATCTCAGCGTATTCGTCCGCTTTGGACATCCGCGACGGCACGACGAACCTGGGCCAAGCGAGCCGCCCGAGGGGGGTGCGTGCCGAGGATATGGTCGCCGGGATCGGGGATTCGTTCAAAGAATCGGGATCCATTGATGGGGTCGAAGCCCGCGTTCAGCGTCATGACGGCGCCCAGGTAATCTGCCTGGAGCTCCCAGTCGCGGGAATAATAGCGCGACCCGACAGAGGCCCCGATGCGCTGGGCGGTTTCGATCGCCTCTTGGTTATTGCCGTAAACCGAGGCGATGCTGCCCAGAATCACCGCCCCTGCGGCAGCGGCCCCGGCCTTTCGATCCAGATGGTTCAGGATGTGATGACTAGCCTCGTGACCCACCACAAAGGCGATCTCGTCGCCGTTGCGGGTCTGGGCGATCAGCGACAGGGTAAAGCCGATGATCGGACGGCCGCTGGCATCGATGGTCTGGAAGGCATTGGCTTCCTGCCCCGGGCGATCGTCCACGACGAACTGGAAATCGCAGTTGATGGGCTGGGTGCGCCGTTGCAGGCATTCGCGCTCTACTGCCGGTTCCATCCGCCGCATCACGGCCACGAACATACGGGCCGTGGACTGCGGGGTGCCGTCATTGGTCAGGACCGGCGCGGGTTGGGACTGGGGCGCGCCATAAGGACCGGTCGGAAGGGTCACGGGGTCCATCGGAACCGGCGCGCAGGCCGCGATGCCCAGAAGTCCCGCCCCCAAGATTGCCGTGACCCGCTTCATTGCCCGCCCTTTGCCCCGATGCTGCGCCTTGTCCCGGCGCGGTCGTTACCTCTGCTTTGCGCCGATCTTAACCGGTCGTGAAAACCCACGCAAACCCTGCCCGCTTGCCCATGGCGTCACATCACGCGAATGTCGGCAGGAAACAAGGAGGCCCGCGATGTTTACCATCGAGCATGATTTCGACGCCACCGTCATCACCCTGATCGACGAGGCAGACCCCAACACCGGCCCCCTGAACGAGGATGTGGTTATCCTGTCCTTCGACGACCGCGTGGTGCTGGAACAGGTCGGTCCCGACGACGAGGTGGTCCGCATCACCCTGTCGATGCACCAGCTGACCGAACTGCGCCTGGCGTTGAACCTGCCCGAGGGAAACTACCGGATCGAGCGGGGCTAGGTTGCGCGGCCCGTCGCTTTCGTAAAAGAACGGAAGGGAAGGAGACTGCCATGACCTATCGCAACGATGCCGCACTCGATTTCCTGGCGACGCGCCGGTCGCATCCCCCCAAGATGCTGCGCGAACCCGCCCCCGAACGGGCCGAGATCCTGCGCCTGCTTACCCTGGCCGCCCGCACCCCGGACCACGGCAAGCTGGAACCCTGGCGATTCATCGTGCTGGAACGCGCCGTGCTGGACCGCTTGGCGCCGATCTTGCGCGACCAGGTGCTGGCTGCGGGCCAGGACGAGGCGGCGGCCGACAAGGCAGCATCGGCCTTCACGTCCCCGGTGATCGTGGCGGTGGTGTCGGCGCCGGTCGCCAGCGACAAGGTGCCGGCTTGGGAACAGTTCCTGTCGGCGGGCGCGGTCTGCCTGGGGCTGGTGAATGCGGCGCTTGCCTCGGGCTGGGGGGCGGCATGGCTGACCGGGCCTGCGGTCCTGGACGAGACTTTCGGGCGCAGCCACCTGGGCCTGTCGGACAGCGAACGGATCGTGGGGCTGGTCCATCTGGGCAGCCGGGGGGACACTCCGCCCGAACGCCCCCGTCCCGATGTCGCCGCCAAGACAAGCTGGCCGGAATGATCGTTTCTCGCGCCCTGATCCTGGCCTGGATGGACCTGCTGCGGCCCCGGATCCTGCGGCTGGCCTTGATGGGGATCGCGCTGACGATCCTGCTGTTCGTGGTCTTGCAATCGGCGCTGTTCTGGGTGGTCCGCACCCTTGTTCCGGGCGACCTGGTGCTGCCCTGGATCGGCACGCTGGATGTCGGGGCGGCCCTGTCCTGGGGAACGCTGGCGCTGTTCCCGCTGATGGGGTTCTTTCTGATGGCACCGGTCGCGGCGGGCTTTGCGGGCCTTTTCGCCGAACGCGTGGCCGACGTAGTCGAGGAAGTGCATTATCCCGCCCGCCACGGCGCGTCGCTGGATTTCCTGGATGGGCTGCTGGAATCGGTGGCCGTGGTGGCCGCGATACTTGCGGTGGCGGTGGTGTCGCTGTTCCTGACGCCCGTCCTGGGTCCGCTGGCGCCGGTGCTGCTGTTCACCGCGAACGGCTGGCTGCTGGGGCGCGAGTTCTTTCAGATGGCCGCGCGCCGCCACATGGACGAACCCGGGGCGACCGCGTTACGCCGCGCCAATGCGGGGCGCGTGACGCTGGCAGGGGTGCTGATCGCCATCGCCCTGGTGATTCCCCTGGTCAACATCGCGGTGCCGCTGCTGGCGGCAGCGGCTTTTACGCATCTGTTCCATCTTATCAGCGGAACATCCGGTCCAGATTCGCGACATCCGCGCGGGTGATCAGCCCGCCCAGGATCACATAGGCAAGCACCGCCCAGATGAGTCCCGCGATCACCGTGGTCCAGATCAGCTTGCCCCGTAACCGCAGGTCGGCTGGCGCGCCCGCAGGGGTGCCGGGCACGACTTCGCCCGCGTCCTGCTGGCTGCGCTGCCCGATCAGGATGACGATGA harbors:
- a CDS encoding fumarylacetoacetate hydrolase family protein: MIGVVVWSSAEREKAVIWCEDHAALAYLQGRDNLAHPACWPQPGDLVELESEVIGALRNARRVTMLSEQEFAHLPAMLRATTPPAEPHLRIVSSAPEAREQLATQPELRIAAG
- a CDS encoding M48 family metallopeptidase; translation: MKRVTAILGAGLLGIAACAPVPMDPVTLPTGPYGAPQSQPAPVLTNDGTPQSTARMFVAVMRRMEPAVERECLQRRTQPINCDFQFVVDDRPGQEANAFQTIDASGRPIIGFTLSLIAQTRNGDEIAFVVGHEASHHILNHLDRKAGAAAAGAVILGSIASVYGNNQEAIETAQRIGASVGSRYYSRDWELQADYLGAVMTLNAGFDPINGSRFFERIPDPGDHILGTHPPRAARLAQVRRAVADVQSGRIR
- a CDS encoding nitroreductase family protein, whose amino-acid sequence is MTYRNDAALDFLATRRSHPPKMLREPAPERAEILRLLTLAARTPDHGKLEPWRFIVLERAVLDRLAPILRDQVLAAGQDEAAADKAASAFTSPVIVAVVSAPVASDKVPAWEQFLSAGAVCLGLVNAALASGWGAAWLTGPAVLDETFGRSHLGLSDSERIVGLVHLGSRGDTPPERPRPDVAAKTSWPE
- a CDS encoding EI24 domain-containing protein — its product is MIVSRALILAWMDLLRPRILRLALMGIALTILLFVVLQSALFWVVRTLVPGDLVLPWIGTLDVGAALSWGTLALFPLMGFFLMAPVAAGFAGLFAERVADVVEEVHYPARHGASLDFLDGLLESVAVVAAILAVAVVSLFLTPVLGPLAPVLLFTANGWLLGREFFQMAARRHMDEPGATALRRANAGRVTLAGVLIAIALVIPLVNIAVPLLAAAAFTHLFHLISGTSGPDSRHPRG
- a CDS encoding DUF1467 family protein, translating into MNLTGGIVLYAVLWFLTLFIVILIGQRSQQDAGEVVPGTPAGAPADLRLRGKLIWTTVIAGLIWAVLAYVILGGLITRADVANLDRMFR